The proteins below come from a single Chryseobacterium bernardetii genomic window:
- a CDS encoding carbonic anhydrase: MKAHTYETQSTITPEKALEFLKEGNQRFVNNLKANRDLLEQVNATREGQWPFAVVLSCIDSRTSAELIFDQGLGDVFSIRIAGNFVNQDILGSMEFGCNVAGSKLIVVLGHTKCGALKGGLDAAQIEGMGMDNLNHLINHFNPIINEVIEENEERSSKNSSLLERLNHQNVKNAIEDIRKQSSTLKRLEEEGKIKIVGANYDVETGAVSWL; the protein is encoded by the coding sequence ATGAAAGCACATACATACGAAACCCAGTCTACCATTACTCCTGAAAAAGCTTTGGAATTTTTAAAGGAAGGAAACCAAAGGTTCGTTAATAATCTTAAAGCCAACAGAGACCTTCTGGAGCAGGTAAATGCAACCCGCGAAGGACAATGGCCTTTTGCCGTAGTTCTAAGCTGCATAGACAGCCGTACTTCTGCAGAATTGATTTTCGACCAGGGTCTGGGAGACGTTTTCAGTATCAGAATTGCCGGTAACTTTGTGAATCAGGACATTCTCGGTTCCATGGAATTTGGCTGTAACGTTGCGGGTTCTAAACTGATCGTGGTTTTAGGACACACTAAATGCGGAGCCCTGAAAGGAGGTCTTGATGCAGCACAAATTGAAGGGATGGGAATGGATAACCTGAACCATCTTATCAATCATTTCAACCCGATTATCAATGAAGTGATTGAAGAAAATGAAGAACGTTCATCAAAAAACAGTTCTCTTTTGGAAAGGCTTAATCACCAGAATGTAAAAAATGCTATTGAAGACATCCGTAAACAAAGCTCAACACTTAAAAGACTTGAAGAAGAAGGGAAAATTAAGATTGTTGGAGCTAACTACGATGTTGAAACAGGTGCAGTAAGCTGGTTATAG
- a CDS encoding SulP family inorganic anion transporter codes for MKKTSLLGGIKENFPSGLVVFLVALPLCLGIALASGAPPLSGIISGIVGGLVVGFLSNSNISVSGPAAGLTAIVLTAITDLGAFELFLCAGIIAGIIQLVLGFVRAGSISNYFPNNVIEGMLAAIGIIIILKQIPHALGFDKDYEGNQSLFSNGLNFGYFTELFGAIHPGAIIVTAVSVGILIAWDKIPVLKRMKMLPGALVAVVTGILLNELFKLSGSSLAIGTEHLVSLPVPQSLDDFKNLITMPDFGGFTNPKVWIVGATIAIVASIETLLCIEASDRLDKQRRITDTNLELKAQGIGNLVSSFIGGLPMTSVVVRSSANANAGATSKVSAMIHGVLLLVCVLSIPVILNLIPLATLAAVLILVGYKLAKPATFKHFWHLGKFQFVPFVATVVAVVATDLLKGVGIGLAISVFYILQGNMKRAYYLSREKLDDADGIKIKLAEEVSFLNKAAIKKTLKNIKSNSTVIIDARETSYIATDVLEMIQDFANIRAKEEDINVELLGFKTSYKDYERSQDSHILITHKRAM; via the coding sequence ATGAAAAAAACATCATTATTAGGAGGAATCAAGGAGAATTTCCCTTCCGGACTCGTTGTATTCTTAGTAGCACTGCCTTTGTGCTTAGGAATCGCCCTAGCATCTGGAGCACCGCCATTATCAGGAATTATTTCCGGGATTGTGGGCGGGCTTGTTGTAGGATTTCTTAGTAATTCAAACATATCAGTTTCAGGACCTGCTGCAGGTCTTACAGCTATTGTGCTTACCGCCATTACCGACCTTGGAGCATTTGAACTCTTCTTATGTGCCGGGATTATTGCCGGGATTATCCAATTGGTTTTAGGCTTTGTAAGAGCCGGCAGTATTTCCAATTATTTTCCCAATAATGTAATTGAAGGAATGCTTGCAGCCATCGGTATCATTATTATTTTAAAACAAATTCCTCATGCACTGGGATTTGATAAGGATTATGAAGGCAATCAGTCATTATTCAGCAACGGACTTAATTTCGGTTATTTTACTGAACTTTTCGGAGCTATTCATCCTGGAGCTATTATTGTAACAGCAGTATCTGTAGGAATTCTTATTGCCTGGGATAAAATTCCGGTTCTTAAGAGAATGAAAATGCTTCCGGGCGCACTGGTAGCAGTAGTTACAGGAATATTATTAAATGAACTGTTCAAACTATCAGGAAGTTCATTGGCTATTGGTACAGAGCACTTGGTTTCACTACCTGTTCCACAGTCATTGGATGACTTTAAGAACCTGATTACTATGCCGGATTTCGGAGGTTTTACCAACCCAAAAGTGTGGATCGTTGGGGCAACTATTGCCATTGTAGCATCAATTGAAACATTACTTTGTATTGAAGCATCAGACAGATTGGATAAGCAAAGAAGAATTACAGACACCAATCTTGAGCTTAAAGCACAGGGAATTGGAAACCTTGTCAGTTCATTTATTGGTGGGCTTCCCATGACTTCCGTAGTGGTGAGGAGTTCAGCGAATGCCAATGCAGGAGCTACATCCAAAGTATCTGCTATGATTCATGGGGTGCTTCTATTAGTTTGTGTATTGAGTATTCCGGTTATTCTGAACCTGATCCCGCTGGCAACTCTTGCTGCTGTTTTAATCCTGGTAGGATATAAACTGGCGAAGCCTGCTACTTTCAAACATTTCTGGCATCTGGGGAAATTCCAGTTTGTACCATTCGTGGCAACTGTTGTAGCTGTTGTGGCAACCGACCTGTTAAAAGGAGTTGGAATTGGTCTTGCGATCTCTGTATTCTATATCCTTCAGGGAAATATGAAAAGAGCTTATTACCTAAGCAGAGAAAAACTGGATGACGCGGATGGAATCAAGATTAAACTGGCTGAAGAAGTATCTTTTTTAAATAAGGCAGCCATTAAAAAAACACTAAAAAACATTAAATCTAACTCTACTGTAATCATTGACGCGAGAGAAACTTCATATATTGCGACAGATGTACTGGAAATGATCCAGGATTTTGCCAATATCCGCGCAAAAGAAGAAGATATCAATGTAGAACTTCTGGGCTTCAAAACTTCATACAAAGATTATGAGAGAAGCCAGGATTCTCATATTCTGATTACCCACAAAAGAGCGATGTAA
- a CDS encoding carbonic anhydrase, whose translation MSQSYEVIFENNKKWVESKVAQDPNFFHELAKTQTPDYLYIGCSDSRATAEELMGAKPGEVFVHRNIANVVNTLDMSSTAVIQYAVEHLKVKHIIVCGHYNCGGVKAAMTPQDLGLLNPWLRNIRDVYRLHQAELDSIEDEDKRYDRLVELNVQEQCINVIKMACVQERYILEEQPVVHGWVFDLRTGKIIDLEIDFEKILKDIQKIYNLTGSDWVMSRKTK comes from the coding sequence ATGTCACAATCGTACGAAGTTATTTTTGAGAACAATAAGAAATGGGTAGAATCTAAAGTTGCACAGGATCCCAACTTCTTCCATGAGCTGGCAAAAACTCAAACTCCTGATTATCTCTACATAGGATGCTCAGACAGTAGAGCTACAGCAGAAGAACTGATGGGAGCCAAACCAGGGGAGGTTTTTGTTCACAGAAATATTGCCAATGTTGTGAATACTTTAGATATGAGCTCCACAGCAGTAATTCAATATGCTGTAGAACATCTTAAAGTAAAACACATTATCGTTTGTGGACATTACAACTGCGGTGGTGTAAAAGCAGCGATGACTCCTCAGGATTTGGGATTATTGAATCCTTGGCTGAGAAACATCCGTGATGTTTACAGATTACATCAGGCAGAACTTGATTCTATCGAAGATGAGGATAAGCGTTATGACAGGCTGGTTGAACTTAATGTTCAGGAACAGTGTATCAACGTTATCAAAATGGCCTGCGTACAGGAGAGGTATATTTTAGAAGAACAACCTGTTGTACACGGCTGGGTATTTGACCTTAGAACAGGTAAAATTATTGATCTTGAGATTGATTTTGAGAAAATCTTAAAAGATATTCAGAAGATCTACAACCTTACCGGTTCAGATTGGGTAATGAGCAGAAAGACTAAATAG
- a CDS encoding serine acetyltransferase, with the protein MPEYTAIQKDFYRESGKWLSTFGIWKKCINPNLHYLYLFRKAQKHRKKPISGVFWKFLLRHYQIKYGFQIYPETQIGEGLYLGHWGALVINPKAKIGKNCNIAQGVTIGQQNRGKNEGYPVIGDEVWIGPNAVIVGSVSIGNNVLIAPNAYVNFDVPENSMVMGNPGKIYPADNATQGYINNKI; encoded by the coding sequence ATGCCAGAGTATACAGCAATACAGAAAGATTTTTACAGGGAAAGCGGTAAATGGCTTTCTACATTTGGGATTTGGAAAAAATGTATTAATCCCAATCTACATTATCTCTACCTCTTCAGAAAGGCTCAGAAACACCGGAAAAAACCTATTTCCGGGGTATTCTGGAAATTTCTCCTAAGACATTATCAAATAAAATATGGCTTCCAGATTTATCCTGAAACACAGATTGGCGAAGGATTGTATCTTGGCCATTGGGGTGCCCTCGTCATCAATCCTAAAGCTAAGATCGGTAAAAACTGTAATATTGCCCAAGGGGTAACAATAGGACAGCAGAACAGAGGTAAAAATGAGGGATACCCTGTTATTGGAGATGAAGTATGGATAGGCCCGAATGCCGTTATTGTTGGAAGTGTGAGTATAGGGAACAATGTTTTGATTGCGCCTAATGCCTATGTGAACTTTGATGTTCCTGAAAATTCTATGGTTATGGGGAATCCCGGTAAAATTTACCCGGCAGATAATGCTACTCAAGGATACATTAACAATAAAATATAA